In Opitutaceae bacterium TAV5, one genomic interval encodes:
- a CDS encoding biopolymer transportern ExbD yields the protein MSLQADKFASGPAKKARIEIIPLIDVIFFLLATFVLFTLSLNKSGGLNVALPMTETGEMRSADNAVTISITQEGTLAWDKEPVTLEEFIARLQAYKQVEPNPNVLINGDENALFTQARYVIDEVRKAGISRIKIETRLRPGA from the coding sequence ATGTCACTACAAGCCGACAAGTTTGCCTCCGGTCCCGCGAAGAAGGCGCGCATCGAGATCATCCCGCTGATCGACGTGATCTTTTTTCTGCTGGCCACCTTCGTCCTGTTCACGCTCTCGCTGAACAAGTCGGGGGGTCTTAACGTGGCCCTGCCGATGACCGAGACCGGCGAGATGCGCAGCGCCGACAATGCGGTGACGATCTCGATCACGCAGGAAGGCACGCTGGCCTGGGACAAGGAGCCGGTCACGCTCGAGGAATTCATCGCGCGCTTGCAGGCGTACAAACAGGTGGAGCCCAACCCGAACGTGCTCATCAACGGCGACGAGAACGCATTGTTCACCCAGGCGCGCTACGTGATCGACGAGGTGCGCAAGGCCGGCATCAGCCGGATCAAGATCGAGACGCGCCTGCGCCCCGGCGCCTGA
- a CDS encoding biopolymer transportern ExbD has product MSGSTGGFHSGGVKKARIEIIPLIDVIFFLLATFVLFTLSLNKIQSVPVDLPQATPAPQQQNNDDETIVLQLSEPGTAYWNRELINISEIAPRLINYKASNPNPRVLVTGDDRARYGAAINALDEVRKAGITQVSIETAYRPTGR; this is encoded by the coding sequence ATGTCAGGCTCAACCGGCGGATTCCACAGCGGCGGCGTCAAGAAAGCGCGCATCGAGATCATCCCGCTCATCGATGTGATCTTCTTCCTGCTCGCCACCTTCGTCCTGTTCACGCTCTCGCTGAACAAGATCCAGTCGGTGCCGGTGGACCTGCCGCAGGCCACGCCCGCGCCTCAGCAGCAGAACAACGACGACGAGACGATTGTCCTGCAACTGTCCGAGCCGGGCACCGCCTACTGGAACCGCGAGCTGATCAACATTTCGGAAATCGCCCCGCGCCTGATCAACTACAAGGCCTCGAACCCGAACCCGCGGGTGCTCGTCACCGGCGACGACCGGGCCCGCTACGGCGCCGCCATCAACGCGCTCGACGAAGTCCGCAAGGCCGGCATCACCCAGGTTTCCATCGAGACCGCCTATCGACCCACCGGACGCTGA
- a CDS encoding biopolymer transporter TonB yields the protein MKRDLIIGIIGAILLHAGFVFGGQWLKPSEKTVAAAEEEVPTIELMPMPAVEPDEPEVVDSTPEEATADLSDLAPPMQTDTPSAVPSPFEQKIQPPPPPGLSRPTGVISIPAGRPGTGIAGSGMANLFDLASLDERPTPRFQSAPVYPFAMRRAGIGGQVMVGFIVDTSGDVRDAYVISSSHREFEQEAVNAVMKWKFRPGKKGGATVNARMQVPISFNPTRD from the coding sequence ATGAAACGCGACCTCATCATCGGCATCATCGGAGCGATCCTCCTGCACGCTGGCTTCGTTTTTGGCGGACAATGGCTCAAGCCGTCCGAAAAAACCGTGGCCGCGGCCGAAGAGGAGGTGCCGACCATCGAGCTGATGCCGATGCCGGCGGTCGAGCCCGACGAGCCCGAGGTCGTCGATTCCACGCCCGAGGAGGCGACCGCCGACCTTTCCGACCTGGCGCCGCCGATGCAGACCGACACGCCTTCGGCGGTGCCCTCGCCCTTCGAACAAAAAATCCAGCCCCCGCCCCCTCCGGGCCTGTCGCGGCCGACCGGGGTCATCTCGATCCCCGCCGGGCGGCCGGGAACGGGCATCGCCGGCTCCGGCATGGCCAATCTCTTCGATCTGGCCAGCCTCGACGAGCGGCCCACGCCGCGTTTCCAGTCCGCTCCCGTGTATCCGTTCGCCATGCGCCGCGCCGGCATTGGCGGCCAGGTCATGGTCGGTTTCATCGTCGACACCTCCGGCGACGTGCGCGACGCCTACGTGATCAGCTCGAGTCACCGCGAGTTCGAGCAGGAGGCCGTCAACGCCGTCATGAAATGGAAGTTCCGGCCCGGCAAAAAAGGCGGCGCCACCGTCAACGCCCGCATGCAGGTGCCGATCTCGTTCAACCCGACCCGGGACTGA